Proteins from a genomic interval of Plasmodium reichenowi strain SY57 chromosome 13, whole genome shotgun sequence:
- a CDS encoding proteasome subunit alpha type-7, putative, with product MSYDRAITVFSPDGHLLQVEHALEAVKKGGCAVAIKSSNFAVLAVEKKNIPKLQNPKTTEKLIKLDEHNCLAFAGLNADARVLVNKTRLECQRYYLNMDEPAPVDYIAKYVAKVQQKFTHRGGVRPFGIATLIAGFKNNKEICIYQTEPSGIYAAWKAQAIGKNAKIVQEFLEKNYQENMEQKDCIFLALKAIFEVVELSSKNVEVALLTEKDLTFIEEQEINSMVELIDQERTKNNEQNE from the exons ATGTCTTATGATAGAGCTATAACAGTTTTTAGTCCTGATGGACATTTGCTACAAGTAGAACATGCCTTAGAAGCAGTTAAAAAAGGTGGTTGTGCTGTAGCTATAAAAAGTTCAAATTTCGCTGTTTTAGCAGttgaaaaaaagaatatacCTAAATTACAAAACCCAAAAACTACTGAAAAATTGATTAAATTAGATGAACATAATTGTTTAGCCTTTGCCGGTTTAAATGCTGATGCAAGAGTATTAGTCAATAAG acTCGATTAGAATGCCAAagatattatttaaatatggATGAACCGGCACCTGTAGATTATATTGCAAAATATGTTGCAAAAGTTCAACAGAAATTTACACATAGGGGTGGTGTAAGACCATTTGGTATAGCCACACTAATAGCTGGttttaaaaacaataaagaaatatgtatttatcAAACAGAACCAAGTGGTATTTATGCAGCTTGGAAAGCACAAGCTATTGGAAAAAATGCAAAGATTGTACAAGAGtttttagaaaaaaacTATCAAGAAAATATGGAACAGAAAgattgtatatttttagcTTTAAAAGCTATATTTGag GTTGTTGAATTAAGTAGTAAAAATGTAGAAGTTGCATTACTTACAGAGAAGGATTTAACTTTTATCGAGGAACAGGAAATAAATTCAATG gTGGAATTAATTGATCAAGAAAGAACAAAGAATAACgaacaaaatgaataa
- a CDS encoding proteasome subunit alpha type-4, putative, with translation MARRYDSRTTTFSPEGRLYQVEYALEAINNASITIGLITKDGVILGADKVFISKLIDKANNYEKIYKIDKHIFCGVAGLNADANILINQSRLYAQRYLYNYNEVQPVSQLVVQICDIKQSYTQYGGLRPYGVSFLIGGYDTKDGYQLYHTDPSGNYSGWFATAIGTNNLTASSVLKQ, from the coding sequence atggCAAGAAGATATGATAGTAGAACAACTACCTTTTCTCCAGAAGGAAGGTTATATCAAGTAGAATATGCTTTGGAAGCCATAAATAATGCAAGTATAACAATTGGTTTAATAACAAAGGATGGAGTAATATTAGGAGCGGATAAAGtttttatttcaaaatTAATTGATAAAGctaataattatgaaaaaatatataaaattgatAAACACATATTTTGTGGTGTAGCAGGTTTGAATGCTGACgcaaatattttaataaaccAATCTAGATTATATGCACAaagatatttatataattataatgaagTACAACCAGTATCACAATTAGTAGTTCAAATATGTGATATCAAGCAAAGTTACACACAATATGGTGGATTAAGACCATATGGTGTTAGCTTTTTAATTGGTGGTTATGATACAAAAGATGGATACCAACTTTATCATACTGATCCAAGTGGAAATTATTCAGGATGGTTTGCAACAGCTATTGGTACCAATAACTTAACAGCTAGTTCTGTTCTTAAACag
- a CDS encoding hypothetical protein (conserved Plasmodium protein, unknown function) produces the protein MHRLIYVQNHYTYDKKKNNIKIIEKEKDKHLYVIKSIPLKEKQLNVRNDTKFYNKYNINNSLNYERKKRVEYYSNNKPNHLNSYNNRFILYNTNNSNNERNMSYGKQIYFKNNNKCYINVKNSFNNERNDIKQMQKNSYISYLNKIKKNGNKYYDTCQNIYGKETQVDNIYRTNMSTSSKKYMNNMNSFGKYIINNIIKNNIYGTNNNINYNIQQLNINCNEKNCFHKLNKSGLIKTYSFNNYKNHYGTYKQKQIIIKNKSLIQKKGENNYIYRNRHENTNYSPCYYMKCQQNKSNLSYYKKCCYLKDSIDKLKTIYTNNKKYYYNINHNNINLNKNKGSIKSTQNYSPLSHRFIHKFELKKNLSNLRNWEYFYMVDNNKKTQKKKKKKFFFCSNFLYDNVKSNMIPNKIDHTNDSKKDMFPKSVSLIVKKKNHIIRNKDNDEDNIIPNNNYFINLLVNGEKEAYLLIEKAYKNRDDLMKHMNEKIDDEINEFRIKEHMKYELSYKQMEEEIKNYEIFIQNELEYMELQTKQITLNIEDISDYVIRHIIHVNLTIGCNLLKGLVPVQNLLNIKLSSEQKKYIYKRKKKKNILIYDEFINF, from the coding sequence atgcaCAGGTTGATATATGTTCAAAATCATTATACgtatgataaaaaaaaaaataatattaaaatcatcgaaaaagaaaaagataaacatttatatgtaattaaAAGTATCCCTTTAAAAGAGAAGCAATTAAATGTTAGGAATGAtacaaaattttataataaatataatataaataactCTTTAAATTATGAGAGGAAAAAAAGAGTGGaatattattcaaataataaaccTAATCATTTAAATAGTTATAACAATAGATTTATCTTATACAATAcaaataattcaaataatgAAAGAAATATGTCATATGGgaaacaaatatattttaaaaataataacaagTGTTACATAAATGTTAAGAACTCATTTAATAATGAGAGAAATgatataaaacaaatgCAAAAAAATAGTTATATCAGctatttaaataaaataaaaaaaaatggaaataaGTATTATGATACTTgtcaaaatatatatggtaAGGAAACACAAgttgataatatatatagaacaAATATGAGTACATCTtccaaaaaatatatgaataatatgaattcATTTGGTAAGTATATCataaacaatattataaagaataatatttatggtacaaataataatataaattataatattcaaCAACTCAATATAAATTGTAATGAAAAAAACTGTTTtcataaattaaataaaagtggtcttataaaaacatattcctttaataattataaaaatcattatggaacatataaacagaaacaaataataattaaaaataaatcacTTATACAGAAAAAAGGGGaaaacaattatatatataggaaCAGACATGAGAATACAAATTATTCACCATGCTATTACATGAAATGTCAACAAAACAAATCAAACCTTagttattataaaaaatgttgCTATTTAAAAGATTCTATTGATAAATTGaaaacaatatatacaaataataaaaaatattattataatataaaccataataatattaatcTTAATAAAAACAAGGGTAGCATAAAAAGTACTCAAAATTATAGTCCATTATCCCATAGgtttatacataaatttgaattaaaaaaaaatttgtcAAACTTAAGAAATTGGGAATACTTTTATATGgtagataataataaaaaaacccaaaaaaaaaaaaaaaaaaaattttttttttgttctaACTTTCTATATGATAATGTAAAAAGTAACATGATTCCGAATAAAATAGATCATACAAATGATAGTAAAAAAGACATGTTCCCCAAATCCGTTTCTTTAATCgtaaaaaagaaaaatcatataataagaaataaagataacgatgaagataatattatcccaaataataattatttcattaattTATTAGTAAACGGTGAAAAGGAAGCATATCTACTTATTGAAAAAgcatataaaaatagagATGATTTAATGAAACACatgaatgaaaaaattgacgatgaaataaatgaatTCAGAATTAAGGAACATATGAAATATGAACTGAGCTATAAACAAATggaagaagaaataaaaaattatgaaatatttatacaaaatgAATTAGAATATATGGAATTACAAACAAAACAAATTACATTAAATATTGAAGATATATCTGATTATGTAATAAGACATATCATTCATGTAAATTTAACTATAGGAtgtaatttattaaaaggATTGGTACCTGTACAGAATCTTctaaatattaaattatcttctgaacaaaaaaaatatatttataaaagaaaaaaaaaaaaaaatattttaatatacgatgaatttataaacttctaa